A single Amphiura filiformis chromosome 19, Afil_fr2py, whole genome shotgun sequence DNA region contains:
- the LOC140140787 gene encoding thyroxine 5-deiodinase-like, translated as MVEVMKKMMMSDPKWQALLQLFSDKQVAIRVMQKHREIRMSPESIKMFEEGYDPATYDGMVKFADIYERLDRKTMEECGLTDYVKDLKSFKIMKVIFTLYKNDPEIMAELKKYTVKIGNRFVELDIGSIPQDVNLVSMETKQEIPLSQFHSRKSRPLVIIASSLSUPPFQTCVLSGSLAKLFSDYQDRVSFLCVYLAEAHPTEKWNFGPRRFCHMEQHKTIEDRIQAVRDLMAADSVHNTFTTNPSDTIKIPVVMDTMDNNFAVTYSAHPDRVIIIGSDGTLAYNGRIITIQLEQPQATMADETRQWLEQNVQ; from the exons ATGGTTGAAGtaatgaagaagatgatgatgtcGGACCCTAAATGGCAGGCGCTGCTCCAACTGTTTTCTGATAAGCAAGTAGCTATACGAGTCATGCAAAAACACAGAGAGATTAGGATGAGTCCTGAATCAATAAAGATGTTTGAGGAAGGTTACGACCCAGCAACATACGATGGGATGGTCAAATTTGCG GATATTTACGAGCGACTGGACAGGAAGACTATGGAAGAATGTGGTTTGACGGACTACGTCAAAGACTTGAAATCATTCAAAATCATGAAAGTGATTTTTACTCTTTACAAGAATGATCCTGAG ATAATGGCTGAATTGAAGAAGTATACGGTCAAGATCGGCAATCGATTCGTAGAACTAGACATAGGTAGCATTCCTCAAGATGTCAATTTGGTTTCCATGGAAACCAAACAAGAAATTCCCCTCTCCCAGTTTCATAGTCGTAAATCTCGACCACTGGTTATAATTGCATCGTCACTTTCCTGACCTCCATTTCAG ACCTGTGTCTTGAGCGGTTCGCTGGCGAAACTTTTCAGTGACTATCAAGATCGGGTCAGCTTTCTGTGTGTCTATCTGGCTGAAGCTCATCCCACAGAAAAATGGAACTTCGGACCACGTCGCTTTTGTCACATGGAGCAGCATAAGACAATAGAGGACAGGATCCAAGCAGTACG AGACCTAATGGCTGCGGACAGTGTTCACAACACATTCACAACCAACCCTTCTGACACCATCAAAATTCCAGTCGTCATGGACACAATGGATAATAACTTCGCCGTGACCTACAGTGCACATCCCGACCGTGTCATTATCATTGGTTCAGACGGCACGCTAGCTTACAATGGGCGTATCATTACAATACAGTTAGAACAACCCCAAGCCACGATGGCTGACGAAACTCGGCAATGGTTGGAACAAAATGTACAATAa